Proteins from a single region of Neomonachus schauinslandi chromosome 10, ASM220157v2, whole genome shotgun sequence:
- the SPR gene encoding sepiapterin reductase yields the protein MPGGSDRDGGLGRAVCVLTGASRGFGRALAPLLARLLSPGSVLVLSARNDEALRPLEAELDAGQPGLRVVRVPADLGLEAGLQQLLGTLRELPRPEGLQRVLLINNAGTLGDVSKGFVDLADPAEVNNYWALNLTSMLCLTSSILKAFPDSPGLSRTVVNISSLCALQPFKGWGLYCAGKAARDMLFQVLAAEEPSVRVLSYAPGPLDTDMQQLARETSMDPDLRKRLQDLKTKGELVDCKMSAQKLLSLVQKDTFKSGAHVDFYDN from the exons ATGCCGGGTGGCAGCGACAGGGACGGCGGCCTGGGACGCGCCGTGTGCGTGCTGACCGGGGCCTCCCGTGGCTTCGGCCGGGCCTTGGCCCCGCTCCTGGCCCGGCTGCTGTCGCCCGGCTCCGTGCTGGTCCTAAGCGCCCGCAACGACGAGGCGCTGCGGCCGCTGGAGGCGGAGCTGGACGCCGGGCAGCCCGGCCTGCGCGTGGTGCGGGTGCCCGCCGACCTGGGCCTCGAGGCCGGTTTGCAGCAGCTGCTCGGCACCCTGCGCGAGCTCCCCAGGCCCGAGGGCTTGCAGCGGGTGCTGCTCATCAACAATGCGG GCACTCTTGGGGACGTGTCCAAAGGCTTCGTGGACCTGGCCGACCCAGCTGAAGTGAACAACTACTGGGCTCTCAACTTGACCTCCATGCTCTGCCTGACTTCTAGCATCCTGAAGGCCTTTCCAGACAGTCCTGGCCTCAGCAGGACCGTGGTTAACATCTCAtccctctgtgctctgcagcCCTTTAAGGGCTGGGGATTGTACTGTGCCGGGAAGGCTGCCCGTGACATGCTGTTCCAGGTTCTAGCCGCAGAGGAACCTAGTGTCAGGGTGCTGAGCTATGCCCCAG GTCCCCTGGACACAGACATGCAGCAGTTGGCCCGGGAGACCTCGATGGACCCAGACTTACGAAAAAGGCTGCAGGACCTGAAGACAAAAGGGGAGCTTGTGGATTGTAAGATGTCAGCCCAGAAACTGCTAAGCTTGGTGCAAAAGGACACGTTCAAGTCTGGGGCCCATGTTGACTTCTACGATAATTAA